One genomic region from Kamptonema formosum PCC 6407 encodes:
- a CDS encoding SDR family oxidoreductase — translation MSYSPNLLKGQKALVTGASSGIGEAIARALAASGASVLVNYHSQQEAAEKIVSEIKSVGGEAIAIGANVAKEEEVLSMFDQMYQHFGTIDILINNAGLQKDSAFVDMTLDNWNLVIDVNLTGQFLCAREAAKEFLKRGVKPDISSAAGKIICISSVHEVIPWAGHVNYATSKGGIHMMMESIAQELAPHRIRVNSIAPGAIKTPINKAAWDTPEAEAKLLKLIPAKRVGDVTDIAKAAVWLASDDSDYVNGETLFVDGGMTLYPGFATGG, via the coding sequence ATGAGCTATTCCCCTAATCTTCTCAAAGGTCAAAAAGCACTCGTAACGGGTGCAAGTTCTGGTATTGGTGAAGCGATCGCCCGTGCTTTGGCTGCATCGGGTGCTTCTGTTTTAGTCAACTACCATTCTCAACAGGAAGCAGCAGAGAAGATTGTCAGCGAGATTAAATCGGTCGGTGGGGAAGCGATCGCGATCGGTGCAAATGTCGCCAAGGAAGAGGAAGTTTTGTCAATGTTTGACCAAATGTACCAGCACTTTGGCACAATCGACATCTTAATCAACAACGCTGGACTGCAAAAAGACTCAGCGTTTGTAGACATGACTCTCGACAATTGGAATTTGGTGATTGACGTGAACCTAACCGGACAGTTTCTCTGCGCCCGTGAAGCCGCAAAAGAGTTTCTCAAACGGGGCGTGAAGCCAGATATCTCCAGTGCCGCAGGCAAAATCATTTGTATAAGTTCGGTACACGAGGTAATTCCTTGGGCGGGTCACGTCAATTACGCTACCAGTAAGGGCGGCATCCACATGATGATGGAAAGTATTGCCCAAGAACTCGCACCCCACAGGATTAGGGTCAATAGCATTGCACCCGGTGCTATTAAAACCCCAATTAATAAAGCAGCCTGGGATACGCCGGAAGCTGAAGCAAAATTACTAAAACTCATTCCCGCAAAACGAGTCGGAGATGTAACAGACATTGCTAAAGCTGCTGTTTGGCTTGCCTCGGATGACTCAGATTATGTGAATGGTGAAACTCTATTTGTAGACGGCGGCATGACTCTGTATCCAGGGTTCGCCACAGGGGGCTAG